A stretch of Candidatus Symbiobacter mobilis CR DNA encodes these proteins:
- a CDS encoding anti-sigma regulatory factor — MAAGIGFGIADQIRLATAVSELTRNVLQYAGIGVCSFEDASDGTQIRLRATVEDNGPGILDIGMAMKDGFSTSHGLGAGLPGTRRLMDVFYIESVPGLTRIIITLERERLLESSK; from the coding sequence ATGGCGGCGGGGATTGGTTTTGGTATTGCAGACCAAATTCGCCTTGCCACAGCGGTATCCGAGTTGACACGCAATGTTCTCCAGTACGCAGGAATAGGTGTTTGTAGCTTTGAAGATGCGTCGGATGGTACTCAGATCCGCTTGCGCGCCACCGTGGAAGATAATGGGCCGGGTATTCTGGACATTGGCATGGCAATGAAAGATGGCTTCAGCACCAGCCATGGTCTGGGCGCTGGATTGCCTGGAACCAGGCGGCTCATGGACGTCTTTTACATTGAGTCAGTGCCTGGACTGACGCGAATCATCATCACGTTGGAGCGCGAACGACTGCTGGAATCGTCAAAGTGA
- a CDS encoding NAD kinase — protein MTLAFHRVGLVGKYHDANLAARGGKAVEDLLSVARFLEQRGCAVDIEEEWARYEGVTDCTSRSLEDMGRECDLVVVVGGDGTMLGVARQLAPFSVPLIGINQGRLGFITDISYRDFASSLALVLEGEYIEDHRCLIDAQVLRAGSVVFAALALNDVVVNRGATAGMVELQVRVDGHFVASQRADGLIVASATGSTAYNLSAGGPLLHPAVAGWVLAPIAPHTLSNRPIVLPNSSTITLEIVAGRDASASFDTQSLASLAVGDCIAVRLSEHRARFLHPHGWSYFDTLRRKLLWNERGLLP, from the coding sequence ATGACCCTGGCATTCCACCGCGTGGGGCTGGTCGGCAAGTACCACGACGCCAACCTGGCAGCGCGCGGAGGCAAGGCGGTGGAAGACTTGCTCTCCGTGGCACGGTTTTTGGAGCAGCGTGGCTGCGCCGTCGACATCGAAGAGGAATGGGCGCGGTATGAGGGCGTCACGGACTGCACCTCGCGCAGTCTCGAAGACATGGGCCGGGAATGCGATCTCGTCGTCGTCGTCGGCGGTGACGGCACGATGCTTGGGGTGGCCCGGCAGCTCGCGCCTTTTTCGGTTCCGCTCATTGGCATCAACCAGGGGCGGCTGGGGTTTATCACTGACATCTCGTACCGCGACTTCGCCTCCAGCCTGGCGCTCGTCCTCGAAGGCGAGTACATCGAAGACCACCGCTGCCTGATCGACGCACAGGTGCTGCGTGCGGGGAGCGTCGTCTTTGCGGCCCTTGCGCTGAACGATGTCGTCGTCAACCGGGGTGCGACGGCGGGGATGGTCGAGCTGCAAGTGCGCGTCGACGGCCATTTCGTCGCCAGCCAACGCGCAGACGGGCTGATCGTGGCCTCCGCCACCGGCTCGACCGCGTACAACCTATCCGCAGGCGGGCCGCTACTGCACCCTGCCGTGGCGGGCTGGGTGCTCGCACCCATCGCCCCCCACACCTTGTCCAACCGACCCATCGTCCTGCCCAATTCGAGCACGATCACCCTCGAAATCGTCGCCGGGCGCGATGCCAGCGCCAGCTTCGACACCCAATCGCTGGCCAGCCTGGCTGTGGGGGATTGCATTGCCGTGCGCCTCTCCGAACACCGTGCGCGCTTTTTGCATCCCCATGGGTGGTCGTACTTCGATACCTTGCGGCGGAAACTACTCTGGAATGAAAGGGGATTGCTGCCGTGA
- a CDS encoding anti-sigma regulatory factor has protein sequence MSDILLLIESESDIAQAARCSRMLAESIGFNQVESCYVATAASELAANTLFHGGGGMFEAHVLIPKPGIELISSDNGPGIKDLNLAMREGYSTTGSLGCGLPGALRLMDEMFILTQLGEGTSVCVRKWCK, from the coding sequence GTGAGCGATATTCTTTTGCTCATTGAATCCGAAAGTGATATCGCCCAAGCTGCACGATGCAGCAGGATGTTGGCGGAATCGATCGGTTTCAATCAAGTTGAAAGCTGCTATGTGGCTACTGCTGCGTCGGAGTTGGCTGCCAATACCTTGTTCCATGGTGGTGGGGGAATGTTTGAGGCCCATGTTCTGATCCCGAAGCCAGGCATCGAGTTGATTAGCTCAGATAATGGCCCTGGTATTAAAGATTTGAATTTGGCAATGCGTGAAGGATATAGCACTACCGGCAGTCTTGGATGTGGTTTACCGGGTGCTTTGCGCTTGATGGACGAAATGTTTATTTTGACCCAACTCGGTGAAGGTACATCGGTTTGCGTACGAAAGTGGTGCAAATAA
- a CDS encoding sensor histidine kinase — protein sequence MPQRIGRSNLQPSAAPCNPQKDTQHDTRPYAKQYAHLLTRFALSDGEEEGEVFLAEAFELGRAMMDQQLPPDAVTMIHHEALLNFADTHPALVSPVVAHRLTHPLIEMTMAYGMAFREQMEKQYQNILNTRLEESRKLEAVGTLAAGIAHDFNNLLGSIIGFAEMAGDYLGEDTPGKRDIQQVLKASFRARDLVARLLAFARQSPLHPTPMDLLTEVKETLDLLRATLPPGVQTSLESDMEQATILADPSQIQQIVMNLCINAADALNDNGCVDIRIFAVPENDVLDAIPVRKVCLMVADHGTGMSHATLESVFNPFFTTKAPGKGSGLGLSVVYGIVQSLGGAIQVESRTRGDNRGTVFKVYLPRINNP from the coding sequence ATGCCGCAACGCATAGGTCGCTCCAATCTCCAGCCCTCTGCGGCTCCCTGCAACCCGCAGAAGGATACGCAGCACGATACCCGGCCCTATGCCAAGCAGTATGCCCACCTGCTTACACGTTTTGCTTTGTCCGATGGTGAAGAAGAAGGCGAGGTATTCTTGGCAGAGGCATTCGAGCTTGGCCGCGCCATGATGGATCAACAATTGCCGCCCGATGCAGTCACGATGATCCATCATGAGGCTTTGCTCAACTTTGCAGATACGCATCCAGCGCTCGTATCACCAGTGGTCGCCCATCGCTTGACGCACCCTTTGATAGAAATGACCATGGCGTATGGCATGGCTTTTCGTGAGCAAATGGAAAAGCAATATCAAAATATACTCAATACCCGCCTGGAAGAATCTCGCAAGTTGGAGGCTGTAGGGACACTGGCTGCAGGCATTGCGCATGACTTCAACAATTTGCTAGGAAGTATCATTGGTTTTGCCGAGATGGCGGGGGATTACTTGGGGGAAGACACGCCGGGAAAGAGAGATATTCAGCAAGTCCTCAAAGCGAGTTTTCGAGCACGTGATTTGGTGGCAAGGCTATTGGCATTTGCCAGACAATCTCCGCTCCATCCCACCCCCATGGACTTACTGACCGAAGTCAAGGAAACGTTGGACTTGTTGCGTGCCACTTTGCCACCTGGCGTGCAGACGTCTTTGGAGTCCGACATGGAGCAGGCTACCATCCTCGCCGATCCTTCGCAGATTCAACAAATCGTCATGAATTTGTGCATCAATGCTGCAGATGCGCTGAACGATAACGGATGCGTAGATATTCGAATCTTTGCCGTTCCAGAAAACGATGTATTGGATGCCATCCCCGTTCGCAAAGTGTGTTTGATGGTGGCTGATCATGGAACGGGAATGTCGCATGCAACGCTGGAAAGTGTCTTCAATCCATTCTTTACGACCAAGGCCCCTGGCAAAGGCAGTGGACTGGGATTATCGGTGGTCTATGGAATCGTGCAAAGCCTGGGAGGAGCAATCCAGGTAGAAAGTCGTACGCGGGGCGACAATCGGGGAACCGTCTTCAAGGTATATTTACCGCGTATAAATAATCCTTAA
- a CDS encoding type III pantothenate kinase → MAFLLVDVGNTRLKWALYAAPRRGASVLAQGVAFLDNIEQLPHGDWLGLPAPTGMLGCCVASDAARRRVAEQMELWEVSAQWVHASTAECGVTNGYDTPNRLGADRWVAMIGAWHRCQADYRPIVVAMVGTAVTVDAIDPQGRFLGGWILPGHGIMLRALQSGTAGLHVPTGTVCDFPTNTSDALTTGGTYAIAASIGRMVSQLAQRFGTQPACIVGGGAAWKVAPSITVPHTLVENLVFEGLLDIAEKRCAHARP, encoded by the coding sequence ATGGCCTTTTTGCTCGTAGACGTAGGAAATACCCGCCTGAAATGGGCGTTGTACGCCGCTCCCCGCCGTGGGGCTTCGGTGTTGGCGCAAGGGGTGGCATTTCTGGACAACATCGAACAACTCCCGCACGGGGACTGGTTGGGGCTGCCAGCGCCAACTGGGATGCTCGGCTGCTGCGTGGCCAGCGATGCCGCGCGGCGTAGGGTCGCGGAACAGATGGAGCTGTGGGAAGTCTCTGCCCAATGGGTTCATGCCAGCACTGCGGAATGCGGCGTAACCAACGGCTACGACACCCCCAACCGCCTGGGTGCTGATCGCTGGGTGGCGATGATCGGCGCCTGGCACCGTTGCCAAGCCGATTACCGGCCCATCGTCGTAGCCATGGTCGGCACGGCAGTGACCGTGGATGCCATCGACCCGCAAGGGCGCTTTCTGGGGGGGTGGATCCTGCCCGGGCACGGGATCATGTTGCGCGCGCTGCAATCCGGCACTGCGGGGCTGCACGTCCCCACGGGCACGGTCTGCGACTTTCCCACCAATACCAGCGACGCGCTCACTACCGGCGGCACCTACGCCATCGCCGCATCCATCGGGCGCATGGTGTCCCAACTGGCGCAACGCTTTGGAACGCAACCGGCCTGCATCGTGGGCGGTGGCGCGGCGTGGAAGGTAGCGCCCAGCATCACGGTGCCCCATACCCTAGTGGAAAACCTCGTTTTCGAGGGGCTGCTCGACATCGCCGAAAAGCGCTGTGCCCATGCCCGCCCCTGA
- a CDS encoding STAS domain-containing protein, whose protein sequence is MATKLLEPIDRMLTKHRSAVHDVWINELLTIWSQHYQNDLEESDLRMHANRLLSELTTLFGEHSGDGSPRVGSGSAVATTVREMSVHRTKTGFKPTDTAKFVLILKRVMMNHLVQDSGQTPTQLAACLTALNDVLDHLSLLILDSYVDTREKIITQQSASLLELSTPIIRLWDQILMLPLVGVIDTLRARQFTERLLEAIAHYEATVTIIDITGVPVVDTSVARHIMKTVDAAQLLGSRIIMTGISPASALTLIKLGISFEGMITRATLRAGVAEALHLIGRRIVSHTGAR, encoded by the coding sequence ATGGCAACGAAACTATTAGAACCTATAGATCGGATGTTGACAAAACACCGTTCTGCTGTTCATGATGTATGGATAAACGAGCTGCTAACGATATGGAGCCAACATTACCAAAATGACCTGGAGGAAAGTGATTTGCGTATGCATGCAAATCGTTTGCTCAGTGAGTTGACTACGCTGTTTGGTGAACACTCCGGGGATGGTTCTCCACGGGTTGGCTCAGGTAGCGCTGTGGCTACCACTGTTCGGGAAATGAGTGTGCATCGCACTAAGACTGGTTTCAAGCCTACCGACACTGCGAAATTTGTGTTGATCTTGAAACGTGTGATGATGAATCATTTGGTACAAGATTCAGGGCAGACACCGACGCAGCTTGCTGCTTGTCTGACGGCGCTCAATGATGTTCTCGATCATCTTTCGTTGTTAATACTAGATTCTTATGTCGATACCCGAGAAAAAATCATCACGCAACAAAGCGCCTCCCTCTTGGAGTTATCCACCCCCATTATTAGATTATGGGATCAGATTTTGATGCTTCCACTGGTTGGCGTCATTGACACATTGCGTGCGAGACAATTTACAGAACGACTTCTTGAAGCTATCGCGCATTATGAAGCCACTGTAACGATCATTGACATTACAGGTGTGCCAGTTGTCGATACCAGCGTCGCTCGCCACATCATGAAAACGGTCGATGCAGCGCAACTACTGGGTAGCCGCATCATTATGACCGGTATTAGCCCGGCTAGTGCATTGACGCTGATCAAACTTGGTATCAGTTTCGAGGGAATGATTACCCGAGCAACATTGCGTGCTGGAGTTGCCGAAGCATTGCATTTGATCGGCAGGAGAATCGTCTCCCATACTGGAGCAAGATGA
- a CDS encoding response regulator, whose product MANILVIDDDEQFRAMLTQMLTQERHRVTAATDGKMGLELLSHFTPDLIITDILMPNKDGIELILELVHKGCTIPMIAISGGRRSIHAQFNLDSATLMGVNATLTKPFTREDLRNAIRQVLAGSGS is encoded by the coding sequence ATGGCGAATATTCTTGTGATTGACGATGATGAACAATTCCGCGCGATGCTGACACAAATGCTAACGCAGGAAAGACATCGTGTGACTGCCGCAACGGATGGGAAGATGGGTTTGGAACTGCTTTCGCATTTTACCCCAGATTTGATCATTACAGATATTCTCATGCCCAACAAGGATGGGATTGAATTGATACTGGAATTGGTTCACAAGGGCTGTACGATCCCTATGATTGCTATTTCCGGTGGCCGCCGTTCCATTCATGCACAATTTAATCTTGATTCGGCTACCTTGATGGGTGTCAATGCAACCCTCACCAAACCTTTCACACGCGAAGACTTGCGAAATGCCATTCGTCAGGTTCTTGCTGGAAGTGGCTCTTGA
- the recN gene encoding DNA repair protein RecN, producing MSLKRLVLRNFVLVDALELDLAQGFSVLTGETGAGKSILVDALQWATGGRADASLIREGADRAEVAAEFDADAALETWLSDAGFHAEESLLLRRTIDRQGKSRAWINGSPATASQLRMVGERLLDIHGQHAWQSLIRPDAMAGLLDAYAQTSNADVAACWSQWKQAVEQREAARSRQDAIQRERQQLAWQVEELERLSPGANEWPELNAEHHRLAHAQSLIDAASEAVRLLDENEANAVSMLVRAADLLQQQGQIEPVFAEVGQTLHENVAQVQDGLRTLRAYLAKAELDPERLAVVDERIANWMSLARRYQHHPEELPALLERWKQELAGLEQACDLRALDAAVADTLARYHEAARTLSAERAHAAPKLATAITALLQELGMPGGCFDVALQPIETPARNGMEEVGFLVAGHVGSTPRPIQKVASGGELSRIALAIAVTTSQLGGAQTLIFDEVDTGVGGAVAQTIGRLLGKLGAERQVFAVTHLHQVAACADHHWVVSKSLHGEKTRSTVEPVEGEARVVELARMLGGARQTESTLAHARDLLGERGE from the coding sequence GTGAGCCTGAAGCGACTGGTATTGCGCAATTTCGTTCTCGTCGATGCGCTCGAACTGGACCTGGCGCAGGGGTTTTCGGTCTTGACTGGCGAGACGGGCGCAGGCAAATCGATCTTGGTCGATGCCTTGCAGTGGGCGACCGGTGGGCGCGCCGACGCGAGCCTGATCCGCGAAGGCGCAGACCGTGCCGAAGTCGCTGCGGAGTTCGATGCTGACGCAGCCCTCGAAACCTGGCTCAGCGATGCTGGGTTCCACGCCGAAGAATCGCTGCTGCTGCGCAGAACGATTGACCGCCAAGGCAAAAGCCGGGCATGGATCAACGGCAGCCCCGCGACCGCTTCCCAATTGCGCATGGTGGGGGAGCGGCTGCTGGACATCCACGGGCAGCACGCCTGGCAAAGCCTGATCCGCCCCGACGCTATGGCCGGGCTGCTTGATGCCTACGCGCAGACTTCCAACGCAGACGTAGCCGCGTGCTGGAGCCAGTGGAAACAGGCCGTGGAGCAGCGGGAAGCAGCGCGATCCCGGCAAGATGCGATCCAGCGCGAACGCCAGCAGCTTGCGTGGCAGGTCGAAGAACTGGAACGACTCTCCCCCGGCGCAAACGAGTGGCCCGAACTTAACGCCGAGCACCACCGCCTGGCGCACGCTCAAAGCCTGATCGACGCTGCCTCCGAAGCCGTGCGCCTGCTGGACGAGAACGAGGCCAACGCGGTATCGATGCTCGTTCGCGCAGCAGACCTATTGCAACAACAAGGGCAGATCGAACCCGTGTTTGCCGAAGTGGGGCAAACCCTGCACGAGAACGTGGCGCAGGTGCAGGACGGGCTACGCACCCTGCGCGCCTACTTGGCCAAAGCCGAACTCGACCCCGAACGGCTGGCCGTCGTTGACGAACGCATTGCAAACTGGATGTCCCTGGCGCGGCGCTACCAGCACCACCCCGAAGAACTGCCCGCATTGCTGGAGCGATGGAAGCAGGAACTGGCCGGGCTGGAGCAGGCGTGCGACCTGCGCGCGCTCGACGCTGCTGTCGCAGACACCCTGGCGCGGTACCACGAGGCTGCACGCACGCTCAGCGCCGAACGTGCCCACGCCGCGCCCAAGCTGGCTACGGCGATCACGGCCCTGCTGCAAGAACTGGGCATGCCTGGGGGATGCTTCGACGTCGCGCTACAGCCTATCGAGACGCCCGCACGCAATGGGATGGAGGAAGTGGGCTTTCTCGTAGCCGGGCACGTGGGCAGCACGCCCCGGCCCATCCAAAAGGTGGCCTCCGGCGGAGAACTCTCGCGCATCGCGCTGGCGATTGCCGTCACCACCAGCCAATTGGGCGGCGCGCAGACGCTGATCTTCGACGAGGTGGACACCGGCGTGGGCGGCGCCGTCGCGCAAACCATTGGCCGCCTGCTGGGCAAGCTCGGCGCCGAACGGCAAGTCTTCGCCGTCACCCACCTGCACCAGGTAGCCGCATGCGCGGATCACCACTGGGTCGTATCCAAAAGCCTGCACGGCGAGAAAACACGCAGTACCGTGGAACCCGTGGAAGGCGAAGCCCGCGTGGTGGAACTAGCCCGGATGCTGGGCGGCGCAAGGCAAACGGAAAGCACCCTGGCGCATGCGCGGGATTTGTTGGGGGAGAGGGGGGAGTGA
- a CDS encoding ParA family protein → MTALQVIAISNRKGGTGKSTVSVNLSAELARLGRRVLLIDLDSQGHCAVGLGVKVHRDDTVVHSLFTDPHAKLSMLVRPTAFPNLSLAPADQRFEHGSGERDELRLARALAEEDIAQRFDVVIVDTPPSLDYLLLNALTAANWLMIPFVPHHLGFEGVLQLMRVLFKVISGPNPQLKILGFLPTIAADHIRQHRTISAEVSRQFGANRLLPGIRNDIRLAEAFAAGQPICQYAPKSRGAEDFVKLAAHIVPALAPQRME, encoded by the coding sequence ATGACTGCGCTTCAAGTGATAGCAATTTCCAATCGCAAGGGTGGTACCGGGAAATCTACGGTATCGGTCAATCTTTCCGCAGAATTGGCGCGACTGGGTCGACGAGTACTCCTGATCGATCTCGATTCCCAAGGGCACTGTGCGGTGGGTTTGGGCGTCAAGGTGCATCGTGACGACACGGTAGTTCACAGCCTATTCACCGACCCCCATGCCAAGCTCTCCATGCTCGTTCGGCCCACTGCTTTTCCCAATCTTTCCCTGGCGCCGGCAGATCAGCGGTTTGAACACGGCAGTGGTGAGCGCGACGAGCTTCGGCTTGCGCGTGCGTTGGCGGAAGAGGACATTGCCCAGCGCTTCGACGTGGTGATTGTGGACACCCCGCCTTCTTTGGATTATTTGCTGCTGAATGCGCTGACCGCAGCAAACTGGCTCATGATCCCTTTTGTTCCGCATCACTTGGGATTCGAGGGGGTATTGCAGTTGATGCGGGTGCTTTTCAAGGTGATTTCTGGCCCCAATCCGCAATTGAAAATACTGGGGTTTCTCCCCACCATTGCTGCGGACCATATTCGTCAGCACCGTACCATTAGCGCCGAAGTCTCCCGGCAATTCGGCGCGAATCGCTTGCTTCCGGGTATTCGCAATGACATCCGTTTGGCCGAGGCGTTCGCTGCAGGGCAACCCATTTGCCAATATGCCCCCAAGTCCAGAGGGGCGGAAGATTTCGTCAAATTGGCGGCACATATCGTGCCCGCATTGGCCCCACAACGCATGGAATGA
- a CDS encoding SpoIIE family protein phosphatase, translating to MLMAVADGLGHGLEAAQAADLAMRCVGALSNASMEHIFSECDAHLRSTRGVAMAIAVVHLESGLATLASVGNIRMVLSAASKDYRFGAARGIVGGGYARLSTEHISLVPGDVLAIFSDGLSEFTDLRTALAASPDISDLHTANLLRLWANRKDDAALLLYRHASLSTEKPTPVCNPTL from the coding sequence ATGCTTATGGCGGTTGCTGACGGGTTGGGGCATGGTCTAGAAGCTGCCCAGGCTGCTGACTTGGCGATGCGGTGTGTGGGGGCATTGTCGAACGCATCCATGGAACATATTTTTTCTGAATGTGATGCCCACTTGCGATCCACACGAGGAGTAGCCATGGCTATTGCCGTGGTTCATCTGGAAAGTGGACTGGCAACGTTGGCTTCGGTGGGAAATATTCGCATGGTATTGTCTGCTGCATCCAAAGATTATCGATTTGGAGCGGCCCGTGGCATTGTTGGTGGGGGGTATGCACGTTTGTCTACAGAGCATATCTCTCTCGTACCTGGTGATGTATTGGCCATTTTTTCAGATGGCCTGAGTGAATTTACCGACTTGCGAACAGCCCTTGCAGCATCGCCTGACATTTCGGACTTGCATACTGCGAATCTATTACGTCTATGGGCTAACCGTAAGGATGACGCCGCTTTGCTGCTGTATCGTCATGCATCGTTGTCCACAGAAAAACCAACACCGGTTTGCAACCCCACTCTTTAG
- a CDS encoding class I SAM-dependent methyltransferase — MFDLTSLPRERIAHHCVCCGSSALLSAPAILMPFVAHRVFGWEPVLIDESWGLQTIRQGNAYAVCKSLHCTVCGLLFLDIRFSDQEMSRLYHDYRGEEYTSLRERYEPGYTQRNDNLNAGITYREDIEQFLAPFLHEPLHVLDWGGDTGRNTPFQHRAEVWDIYDISDKAVLPGARRVDPAQLGDRKYSLIVCSNVLEHIPYPADVLGDIRRHMDSQSVLYIEVPLEDVVRCNADNLHRHKKHWHEHINFYTAPSLTKLVENLGLRVLSLRPLQAANAGRTGHWWQMACALDS, encoded by the coding sequence ATGTTTGACCTCACCAGCCTCCCGCGTGAACGCATCGCCCACCACTGCGTCTGCTGTGGCAGCAGTGCTTTGCTCTCTGCCCCGGCCATCCTGATGCCTTTCGTGGCCCACCGTGTCTTCGGATGGGAGCCTGTGCTGATCGACGAAAGCTGGGGATTGCAGACGATTCGGCAAGGCAATGCCTATGCCGTGTGCAAGTCCTTGCACTGCACGGTGTGCGGGCTGTTGTTTCTCGATATCCGATTCAGCGACCAAGAAATGTCCCGGCTGTACCACGACTACCGTGGCGAGGAATACACCAGTCTGCGCGAACGGTACGAGCCTGGCTACACCCAGCGTAACGACAACCTCAATGCGGGAATCACGTACCGGGAAGACATTGAGCAATTCCTTGCACCGTTCTTGCACGAACCCCTGCACGTGCTGGACTGGGGCGGCGATACAGGGCGGAACACGCCTTTTCAGCATCGCGCCGAAGTCTGGGACATTTACGACATCAGCGATAAGGCCGTGCTGCCCGGGGCGCGGCGTGTAGACCCCGCACAGCTTGGGGATCGCAAATACTCGCTCATCGTTTGTAGCAATGTGCTCGAACACATCCCCTACCCTGCCGATGTACTGGGGGATATTCGCCGCCACATGGACAGCCAGTCTGTGCTGTACATCGAAGTGCCGCTGGAAGACGTGGTGCGTTGCAATGCCGACAACCTGCATCGGCACAAAAAGCATTGGCACGAACACATCAATTTCTACACCGCACCGTCCCTGACCAAGCTGGTCGAAAACCTCGGGCTGCGGGTGCTGTCGTTGCGCCCCTTGCAAGCAGCCAATGCCGGGCGCACCGGGCATTGGTGGCAAATGGCTTGCGCCCTCGATTCCTGA
- a CDS encoding STAS domain-containing protein: MMIIPILRLDNVLLASIQIDLSDTEVLQFQTDVVNKISESDTLGIAIDITALEVVDSFMARVINETASMSRLLGAEVVICGIRPYVAMTLVEMGRDLIAADCAFNLSQGLEMLKNKIQARGDKYLASGDDYAQPDSV, from the coding sequence ATGATGATCATCCCGATTCTTCGACTCGATAATGTGCTGCTGGCATCGATTCAGATTGACCTATCCGATACGGAAGTTTTGCAGTTTCAAACCGATGTCGTGAACAAGATTTCAGAATCTGATACTTTAGGAATTGCTATTGATATTACTGCTTTAGAAGTTGTAGATTCATTTATGGCGCGCGTCATCAATGAAACTGCGAGTATGTCACGCCTTCTGGGTGCCGAGGTTGTGATTTGTGGAATCAGGCCCTATGTAGCGATGACTCTCGTCGAAATGGGTCGCGACCTGATTGCTGCGGATTGTGCATTCAACCTAAGTCAGGGCTTGGAAATGCTGAAAAATAAAATTCAAGCCCGAGGTGACAAATATCTGGCTTCAGGAGACGATTATGCACAGCCAGATTCCGTCTGA
- a CDS encoding saccharopine dehydrogenase NADP-binding domain-containing protein — translation MANILILGGTGHTGKWIARHLLEQSDVTVTIAGRHPEQAHAVAEEWNRQYPGQRVAGVYANTADAPSLRAAFAGHTLVVVAAPTTNHAETVVRTALETGVDYLDIQLGAKKFALLQSLATEIQRQGRCCITEAGFHPGLPSALVRYAATQLDTLDSANVCGYLQIGKDLPYTESVEELIECFKDYQGQVYRNGHWTKTDEFITRKTDFGSDIGWKNCYAMFFEELRPLPDLYPSLQETGFYISESHWVMDWILIPMIMALLKIMPHAVRPIGKLLWWGMRTFHQPPYRVELQWQASGLKDGQRATVHGTLSHPDGYVFTAIAVVAALLQYVDGSARKPGLWMMGHLVEPIRLMQDMERMGIQCRTGTQ, via the coding sequence ATGGCAAACATCCTGATCCTTGGCGGCACGGGCCATACCGGCAAATGGATAGCAAGACATTTGCTCGAACAGTCTGACGTGACCGTAACCATCGCCGGACGACATCCAGAGCAAGCACATGCCGTTGCCGAGGAGTGGAATCGGCAATACCCTGGTCAACGTGTGGCTGGGGTGTATGCGAACACCGCCGATGCGCCCTCTTTGCGAGCGGCATTCGCAGGGCATACCCTCGTCGTCGTGGCCGCACCGACCACGAATCATGCGGAAACCGTGGTTCGTACTGCATTGGAAACAGGTGTCGACTATCTCGATATTCAGCTCGGGGCCAAAAAGTTTGCGTTGTTGCAATCCCTGGCCACAGAGATCCAACGCCAAGGCAGGTGTTGTATTACGGAAGCCGGATTCCATCCGGGGCTTCCTTCCGCATTGGTGCGTTACGCTGCCACCCAGTTGGATACGCTCGATAGCGCAAACGTCTGCGGCTATCTGCAAATAGGCAAAGATCTGCCTTATACGGAATCCGTAGAAGAATTGATCGAATGTTTCAAGGACTACCAGGGCCAGGTGTACCGAAACGGCCATTGGACAAAGACCGACGAATTCATCACACGCAAAACCGATTTTGGAAGCGATATTGGTTGGAAAAACTGCTATGCCATGTTTTTCGAGGAATTGCGCCCTCTGCCAGACCTTTATCCCTCACTCCAAGAGACGGGCTTCTATATCTCCGAATCGCATTGGGTGATGGATTGGATCCTCATTCCCATGATCATGGCATTACTGAAAATCATGCCCCATGCCGTGCGCCCAATCGGGAAATTGCTGTGGTGGGGCATGCGCACTTTTCACCAACCGCCTTATCGGGTCGAATTGCAATGGCAGGCATCCGGCCTCAAGGATGGGCAGAGGGCGACAGTCCACGGAACCCTTTCGCACCCCGATGGGTACGTGTTCACAGCCATTGCCGTGGTAGCCGCGTTGCTGCAATATGTGGACGGTTCTGCCAGAAAACCCGGACTGTGGATGATGGGGCACCTTGTGGAGCCGATCCGTCTCATGCAGGACATGGAAAGAATGGGGATTCAATGCAGAACCGGTACGCAATAA